A single region of the Cryptococcus decagattii chromosome 4, complete sequence genome encodes:
- a CDS encoding acyl-CoA thioesterase II → MGEQLSNHVTVMPHPIKPLTYLSQNLWVPSGARGVFGGQILAQAIMAATSSTSSPLGLHSAHCYFLLPAQRDPPIEYRVEKLSDARSYSSRLVRAWQGDKEIFVLMASYALPPNPLSSDFGTKNDEGHSEEGPKHSLAFSVDPPSQTPTGSRKVLPKFELPFPADMLPPSDCEEDADFLEKWIRERESKNKNVWEKKFFEEYIQERKSSPVSIARARRRPTQNDIALPPQVRMSWLRTKSVGPERPNEEIVKAMIAYMSDFQFIGTTARSVGLNQNSNPRLGMLASLDHVIHFYPFPHTFDPSAPLLHVMEAQAANLSSGRGIARGRIYTPDGHLIAVTGQEGVVRAGGKGGKRKGLIEGGMDETDVGKTDAKAKL, encoded by the exons ATGGGTGAACAACTCTCTAACCACGTCACCGTCATGCCTCACCCTATCAAACCTCTCACCTACCTGTCACAAAATCTTTGGGTTCCCTCCGGTGCCCGAGGGGTGTTTGGGGGTCAGATACTTGCTCAGGCAATAATGGCGGCTActtcttccacatcttcaCCCCTTGGCCTGCACAGTGCACATTGTTACTTCCTCTTGCCCGCTCAACGCGATCCACCGATTGAGTACAGAGTAGAAAAGCTTAGCGACGCACGGTCTTACTCATCAAGATTGGTCAGGGCTTGGCAAGGAGACAAGGAAATATTTGTTCTCATGGCCAGCTACGCGTTACCCCCCAATCCCCTATCTTCCGATTTTGGAACAAAGAATGACGAGGGTCACTCCGAGGAGGGGCCAAAGCATTCGTTAGCGTTTTCAGTGGATCCGCCGTCACAGACCCCCACGGGAAGTAGGAAAGTCTTACCCAAATTCGAACTTCCCTTTCCTGCTGATATGTTACCACCATCAGActgtgaagaagatgcgGATTTTTTGGAAAAGTGGATACGAGAACGGGAGAGCAAGAACAAGAACGTTTGGGAAAAGAAGTTCTTTGAAGAGTACATTCAG GAAAGAAAATCATCACCCGTTTCTATAGCTCGCGCTCGTAGGAGGCCTACACAGAACGACATAGCACTGCCTCCCCAAGTGCGAATGAGTTGGTTGCGGACCAAGTCTGTAGGGCCAGAAAGACCCAATGAAGAGATCGTCAAA GCTATGATAGCTTACATGTCAGACTTTCAATTTATTGGCACCACTGCGCGTTCTGTCGGTCTCAATCAAAACTCAAACCCCCGCCTTGGTATGCTTGCTTCTTTAGACCATGTCATACATTTTTATCCTTTCCCGCATACCTTTGACCCTTCCGCTCCATTATTACATGTCATGGAGGCTCAGGCTGCCAATCTTTCCTCGGGCAGAGGTATTGCTCGTGGTAGAATCTATACTCCTGATGGACATTTAATTGCAGTAACTGGGCAAGAAGGTGTAGTCCGGGCGGGAGGCAAGGGGGGTAAACGTAAGGGGCTCATAGAAGGTGGCATGGATGAAACAGACGTGGGGAAAACTGATGCCAAGGCCAAACTGTAG